The following proteins are co-located in the Camelina sativa cultivar DH55 chromosome 12, Cs, whole genome shotgun sequence genome:
- the LOC104732208 gene encoding uncharacterized protein LOC104732208, giving the protein MASLRQKKKQHPAKRAWKNFTNMVKSKFRDMEIASSVRESTARVFRFISRRLIAFRTRYLQNNSYTHKYYYSRNESSRQFLNFSSRSLTKPKRRHYGYEDDYYSQIYQYQSQSQTRGEGTSGSEEKVVGTKEKKKEEDEDGMPEIADSMEDAWRRVVAASPHLQVDERADEFIYKFRESMKIEKERSFLEYQERLKRSA; this is encoded by the coding sequence ATGGCTTCGTTGCggcaaaagaagaagcaacatcCAGCGAAGAGGGCATGGAAAAACTTCACGAACATGGTCAAGTCCAAATTTAGAGACATGGAGATCGCTTCATCGGTCAGAGAATCAACGGCTCGTGTCTTCCGGTTCATCTCTCGCCGTCTCATTGCTTTTAGAACAAGGTACCTCCAAAACAATAGCTATACGCACAAATACTACTACAGCCGCAACGAAAGTTCTCGGCAGTTTCTCAACTTCTCCTCTCGATCTCTCACTAAACCAAAGCGTCGTCACTATGGATACGAGGATGACTATTACTCTCAAATCTATCAATACCAAAGCCAAAGCCAAACACGTGGCGAGGGGACGAGTGGTAGCGAAGAGAAAGTTGTGgggacaaaagagaagaaaaaagaagaagacgaagatgggaTGCCGGAGATTGCTGATTCGATGGAAGATGCTTGGAGGAGAGTGGTGGCTGCGTCTCCGCATTTGCAGGTTGACGAGAGAGCCGACGAGTTCATCTACAAGTTTAGAGAAAGTAtgaagatagagaaagagaggtcGTTTCTTGAATACCAAGAAAGGTTAAAACGAAGTGCTTGA